The following are encoded together in the Pungitius pungitius chromosome 7, fPunPun2.1, whole genome shotgun sequence genome:
- the atcaya gene encoding caytaxin isoform X1 — protein MSTAEATLRMENLEVKDEWQDEDFPRPLPEYGDMDPSCGLTDDRAFPPNSLNVSPSGGGGGGGGMSSSHRKRRTLVAPEMNLSLDQSEGSLLSDDFLDTPDDLDINVDDIDTPDETDSLEFITNGNELEWEDDTAVASAKAGPAGGSGNVDEEGNVNNGRLWRTVIIGEQEHRIDMQVIRPYLRVITHGGYYGEGLNAIIVFSACYLPDSSCADYHYIMENLFLYVVSSLEMLVAEDYLIIYMNGATPRNKMPGISWLKKCYQMIDRRLRKNLKSLVIAHPTWFIRTVLAISRPFISVKFMNKIQYVHSLDELAELVPMEHVHVPECVVQFDEEKMKARTERMEQEHRQQEKQQPVPQQPMKKSERVKSMIVDKE, from the exons ATGAGCACTGCAGAAGCAACTCTACGAATGGAGAACTTAGAGGTGAAAGACGAGTGGCAGGATGAAGACTTCCCCAG ACCACTACCAGAATACGGAGACATGGATCCCTCTTGTGGCCTCACAGATGACAGAGCCT TTCCCCCTAACTCCCTGAATGTAAGCCcatccggaggaggaggaggaggaggaggcatgtCCTCATCCCACCGCAAACGACGTACGTTGGTTGCCCCGGAGATGAACCTTTCACTGGACCAAAGCGAGGGCTCTTTGCTGTCAGATGACTTCCTGGATACACCGGATGACCTGGACATCAACGTCGATGACATTGATACGCCTGACGAGACCGACTCGCTGGAGTTCATCACCAATGGCAACGAGCTGGAGTGGGAAG ATGACACGGCGGTGGCGTCGGCCAAAGCAGGTCCCGCTGGCGGGTCGGGGAACGTGGATGAGGAGGGGAACGTGAACAACGGACGCCTGTGGAGGACGGTGATCATCGGAGAACAGGAGCATCGCATCgacatgcaggtcatcaggccCTACTTACGGGTCATTACACATGGAG GTTATTATGGCGAGGGGCTTAATGCCATCATTGTTTTCTCGGCCTGTTACCTGCCCGACAGCAGCTGTGCAGACTACCACTACATCATGGAGAACCTCTTCCT GTACGTGGTGAGCAGTCTGGAGATGCTGGTGGCTGAAGATTACCTGATCATCTACATGAACGGAGCCACTCCTCGGAATAAAATGCCGGGGATCAGTTGGCTTAAGAAATGCTACCAAATGATCgacagaag ATTGAGGAAGAACCTGAAATCTTTGGTCATTGCTCATCCCACATGGTTCATACGCACCGTCCTGGCCATATCCAGGCCTTTTATCag tgtgaAGTTCATGAATAAGATCCAGTACGTCCACAGCCTGGATGAACTGGCAGAGCTCGTCCCCATGGAGCATGTCCATGTACCCGAGTGTGTGGTGCA ATTTGATGAGGAGAAGATGAAAGCAAGGACggaaag gatGGAGCAGGAACACAGACAACAGGAAAAGCAGCAGCCGGTCCCACAGCAGCCAATGAAAAAATCTGAAAG GGTGAAGTCGATGATTGTAGATAAAGAGTAA
- the atcaya gene encoding caytaxin isoform X2 has product MDPSCGLTDDRAFPPNSLNVSPSGGGGGGGGMSSSHRKRRTLVAPEMNLSLDQSEGSLLSDDFLDTPDDLDINVDDIDTPDETDSLEFITNGNELEWEDDTAVASAKAGPAGGSGNVDEEGNVNNGRLWRTVIIGEQEHRIDMQVIRPYLRVITHGGYYGEGLNAIIVFSACYLPDSSCADYHYIMENLFLYVVSSLEMLVAEDYLIIYMNGATPRNKMPGISWLKKCYQMIDRRLRKNLKSLVIAHPTWFIRTVLAISRPFISVKFMNKIQYVHSLDELAELVPMEHVHVPECVVQFDEEKMKARTERMEQEHRQQEKQQPVPQQPMKKSERVKSMIVDKE; this is encoded by the exons ATGGATCCCTCTTGTGGCCTCACAGATGACAGAGCCT TTCCCCCTAACTCCCTGAATGTAAGCCcatccggaggaggaggaggaggaggaggcatgtCCTCATCCCACCGCAAACGACGTACGTTGGTTGCCCCGGAGATGAACCTTTCACTGGACCAAAGCGAGGGCTCTTTGCTGTCAGATGACTTCCTGGATACACCGGATGACCTGGACATCAACGTCGATGACATTGATACGCCTGACGAGACCGACTCGCTGGAGTTCATCACCAATGGCAACGAGCTGGAGTGGGAAG ATGACACGGCGGTGGCGTCGGCCAAAGCAGGTCCCGCTGGCGGGTCGGGGAACGTGGATGAGGAGGGGAACGTGAACAACGGACGCCTGTGGAGGACGGTGATCATCGGAGAACAGGAGCATCGCATCgacatgcaggtcatcaggccCTACTTACGGGTCATTACACATGGAG GTTATTATGGCGAGGGGCTTAATGCCATCATTGTTTTCTCGGCCTGTTACCTGCCCGACAGCAGCTGTGCAGACTACCACTACATCATGGAGAACCTCTTCCT GTACGTGGTGAGCAGTCTGGAGATGCTGGTGGCTGAAGATTACCTGATCATCTACATGAACGGAGCCACTCCTCGGAATAAAATGCCGGGGATCAGTTGGCTTAAGAAATGCTACCAAATGATCgacagaag ATTGAGGAAGAACCTGAAATCTTTGGTCATTGCTCATCCCACATGGTTCATACGCACCGTCCTGGCCATATCCAGGCCTTTTATCag tgtgaAGTTCATGAATAAGATCCAGTACGTCCACAGCCTGGATGAACTGGCAGAGCTCGTCCCCATGGAGCATGTCCATGTACCCGAGTGTGTGGTGCA ATTTGATGAGGAGAAGATGAAAGCAAGGACggaaag gatGGAGCAGGAACACAGACAACAGGAAAAGCAGCAGCCGGTCCCACAGCAGCCAATGAAAAAATCTGAAAG GGTGAAGTCGATGATTGTAGATAAAGAGTAA